The following coding sequences are from one Chloroflexota bacterium window:
- a CDS encoding site-specific DNA-methyltransferase, which produces MTLLNNLTGSSSSSSVETQPATHSDAVRSEASEISHSLDWFPEPELEEKALPGILTETSYTLPEGLNIGKWLAIGETLQRMERSVQWWLGDWWNYGERRYGEMASQASKDAVQDATGHTYQTVRNAGIVAEKFESARRRADVPFSYHEAVSALPPDEADGLLDEAVVEGWKRAEIREQAKDRKQAIAVEAALSQPAPAPEVVPWNVRVDQADARKLPLTDGSVHLTVTSPPYALDKAYQDGDVPVEDWRAFMYAWYVEAYRVTTHHGRLAVNVPLDTTLGGFRATYATAAHMAMAAGWTYRSTIVWFDDQLGKSTARGSLDSPAAPHIIAGAEMIALFSKGEWKRETPDLSAPERQRGPVLGHDDWLTWTNGVWRFPGEAQAWEGHPAPFPYELPRRLV; this is translated from the coding sequence ATGACCCTACTTAATAACTTAACCGGTAGTAGTTCTTCTTCTAGTGTGGAAACGCAGCCGGCGACGCACAGCGACGCAGTGCGTTCGGAGGCCAGCGAGATCAGCCATTCGCTCGACTGGTTTCCCGAGCCCGAGCTGGAAGAGAAGGCGCTCCCGGGGATCCTGACCGAGACCAGCTACACGCTGCCTGAAGGCTTGAACATCGGCAAGTGGCTGGCGATCGGCGAGACGCTCCAACGGATGGAGCGCAGCGTCCAGTGGTGGCTCGGGGACTGGTGGAACTACGGCGAGCGCCGCTACGGCGAGATGGCCTCACAGGCATCGAAGGACGCCGTGCAGGATGCGACGGGGCACACCTACCAGACCGTACGTAATGCCGGCATCGTGGCAGAGAAGTTCGAATCTGCCCGCCGGCGGGCAGATGTCCCGTTCTCCTACCACGAGGCGGTCTCGGCATTGCCACCTGATGAGGCTGACGGGCTGCTCGATGAGGCTGTAGTGGAGGGGTGGAAACGCGCTGAGATCCGCGAGCAAGCGAAGGACCGGAAGCAGGCCATTGCCGTTGAGGCCGCGCTCTCGCAGCCGGCGCCGGCACCCGAGGTGGTCCCGTGGAATGTCCGCGTCGATCAGGCTGACGCCCGGAAGCTACCGCTCACTGATGGTAGTGTCCACCTGACGGTCACCAGTCCTCCCTACGCGCTCGACAAGGCGTACCAGGACGGCGATGTTCCGGTCGAGGACTGGCGAGCGTTCATGTACGCCTGGTACGTCGAAGCGTACCGTGTGACAACTCATCACGGCCGGCTCGCGGTCAACGTCCCATTGGACACTACGCTCGGCGGCTTCCGAGCGACCTACGCGACGGCCGCGCACATGGCGATGGCCGCTGGCTGGACATACCGATCGACCATCGTCTGGTTCGACGACCAACTCGGCAAGTCCACGGCGCGTGGGTCTCTGGATTCTCCCGCCGCCCCGCACATCATTGCCGGTGCAGAGATGATCGCCCTGTTCAGCAAGGGCGAGTGGAAGCGTGAGACACCTGACCTGTCCGCGCCGGAGCGTCAGCGCGGCCCTGTTCTCGGTCATGACGACTGGCTAACCTGGACGAACGGCGTCTGGCGCTTCCCTGGTGAGGCGCAGGCCTGGGAGGGTCACCCGGCGCCGTTCCCATACGAGCTTCCGCGCCGCCTGGT